DNA from Flavobacterium aestivum:
CGTAGTATTCTCTAATACAAAATCAAGAATTGCTTTGGCTTCTTCATAATCATCTTCTTCAATAGCCATTTGTCCTAAGTTGATAATGTTTGAGAGAGATTCCGGATTTCTTTTATAAATGGCTTTTTCTTGAATAAATGCTTTTCCAAACTCTTTTTGCTGTAAATAAAACCAACTCAAAAAGTGATTCCAAAAAATGTCCTGGCTTTTTTGAACTCGAAGAATCAGTTCTTTTCGCAAACTATCATTGAATTTTGAATCTCCATCATTCGACATATACCGACCCAATTGACTTTGAATCAACATTGCGTTTTGAGGATTTGCCATAGCTTCATCCAGAAAAGTCACAACCATCTTATCAGTATTACCCAATTGTCCATAGAGCAATGCCATTTGATAATTAAAAGTAGGCACCAAGGCTCCGGCGACCTGATAGGATTTTAAAGCATATTCAAGCAATACTTTCTTCTCAAAAGAATTGGCTACTCCATAAACCTCGTTTGGATTTTTTTTGATTTTCTCAATTGCCTCATCATAATATTTCTTGGCTTTGGTATCATTTTTCTGTAACTGAAAATTATACCCTAAATCAACCAAAAGCGTGGCTTGTTTGTATTTATCCAATCGTTCCTGAATGGCTTTTTCAGCAGGTTCAAACTGTTGCAATTGTTGGAGGCAATCTATTTTTCGCTGAAAATAAAAAGGATTTGAAGGCAATCCGTCTAATAACTCTTGATAACTGACTAATGCTTTATCAAAATCGCCTTTATCATAATAATACTGAGCCAACTGATCGTTTTGGGCGAACATTGATGTCGAAAAAAGCAAGATTATATACAGAAGTTGTTTTTTCATGATGGTACATTTATAAGCCGATCCTTTTTTTACCTAAAGATTACCAGTAGATTTAAGTCATCAACCCAGCTTTACTTTTTTCTTTACTCTTTACAAAAATACTTCATTTGAGGTTTGAAAACCAATTTTTTTCAAAGGTCTTAATTTTGTTGTTCCCACAAGTATAAAATTAATTACATTGCGCCCTTTTTAAATTTAATAAAAACCTATGCGCACAACCAATCCCATTATTCGTAAGACCATTTCATTGATGACAATCGGCAGCATATTGTTTCTTTCCAGCTGTTCGAAAGACACCGAAGATGAACAAGAACCTATTGAAACACCACCTACTAGTAATTTGGTTATTGAAAACACAAACACTTTTGCTTCTATAAAAGTATCAGCAACTGATTTTGATTATTGGAATTCTCACGGCGTCAATACCGCCGAAACTACCGAAAAAATAAAAACTCTCTGTAAAACAGAATTATATACTGTTTTGAAAGATGATTTTGATTTTGTCATATTCGTTATGAATAATGCCAACTATCCTGCCAATATGCCTACAGGCGAATATGTTCATGTAAAGAATGATACAAAAGGTATTGGTCTTAAACTCTTTGACAATACTGCTAGTTATGGTTCAGCAGGAAAGTTGCAGGGTGTTTATTTTTTATATAAAAACAACATTGACCAAGGACCAATTATTCACGAAATGACACACCGATGGGCCAATTGGGTTGTCCCACAAACTTATTCCGGACATTGGGATAACGTAAATGGTATCTTGAAAAGTGTTAGCAATAATCTTGCTGATATTGAACTTTATCTAATGGGACTTATTCCCGCTTCTCAAATTAAGGATCCTGAAAGTCTTGCCATTTACAATGACAGCCGTTATGTTGATAAAATAAGAATCCCTAGTGGTTTAGATGCTCAAAAATCATTCAACTCTCTTGTGGTTGTACTTACACCAACTGAATTATCTGAAACTGAAATCAACAATTACAAAACCAAAATTGATCATATAACGCGTACTGGTGCTACTCCTATTGGGTATCAAAATCTTTGGGAGAAAACCAACGGTAAGGCTGTTCTTAACATTGGTAACCTGAACACACATAAGAAATAGATTTTACATCTTCTAACATCAAAAAAAGGTATCCAAATGGATACCTTTTTTTGATATTGCTCATAAATTAGTCTATGATATCAAACCCACAATAAGGGCGTAAAACCTCTGGAATTACGATTCCTTCCGGAGTCTGGTAGTTTTCTAAAATTCCAGCAAGAACTCTTGGCAAGGCTAATGAACTTCCGTTAAGAGTATGTGCCAATTGGTTTTTCCCTTCTTTGTCTTTGAAACGCAATTTCAAACGATTGGCTTGAAAAGTCTCAAAATTAGACACTGATGAAATTTCCAACCAACGCTCTTGAGCTGTTGAATACACTTCAAAATCATATGTTAAAGCCGAAGCAAAACCCATATCTCCTCCACAAAGACGTAAAACTCTATACGGTAATTTCAATTCTTGAAGAATACTTTTTACATGTTCAACCATTCCGTCTAGTGCTTGATACGAATTATCAGGATGCTCTACACGAACGATTTCTACTTTATCAAATTGATGCAAACGATTTAAACCACGTACATGCGCTCCATAAGAACCTGCTTCACGACGGAAACAAGGTGTGTAACCTGTACACAAAACAGGCAATTCGTTTTCAGATAAAATAACATCTCTAAAAATGTTAGTTACTGGAACCTCAGCCGTTGGAATCAAATACAAATTATCTGTTGCGTCATGGTACATTTGTCCTTCTTTATCTGGCAATTGTCCAGTTCCGTATGCTGATGCTTCGTTTACCAAATGAGGCACTTGGTATTCTTTGTACCCCGCATCGGTATTTTTATCTAAAAAATAAGAAATTAACGCTCTTTGTAATTTAGCTCCTTTCCCTTTATAAACAGGAAATCCTGCACCTGTTATTTTATTTCCTAATTCGAAATCAATAATATCGTACTTTTTTACCAATTCCCAGTGTGGTTGTGCTCCTTCGTGCAATACAGGAATATCTCCTTCCTGAAAAACGTTTAGATTTTCCTCAGGCGTTTTTCCAACAGGAACAATATCTGCAGGAAGATTAGGCAACATGTATAGTTTTTCTGTTAATTCATTGGCCAAAACAACTGCATTTTCGGCAAGAACTTTACTTTTTTCTTTTAACAGAACTGTTTTTTCTTTTAGAATTGTAGCTTTTGATTTTTCGCCAGCTTTCATCAAATCACCAATATCTTTGGATAATTTATTAGATTCGGATAAAACAGTATCTAACTCTACTTGTGTAGCACGACGTTTTTCGTCTAATTGTACCACTTCTTCAACAATAGATTTGGCATCCATATTTTTTTTTGCCAAAGCATTGATTACTTTCTCCTGATTCTCTCTAATAAATG
Protein-coding regions in this window:
- the serS gene encoding serine--tRNA ligase, producing the protein MLQIAFIRENQEKVINALAKKNMDAKSIVEEVVQLDEKRRATQVELDTVLSESNKLSKDIGDLMKAGEKSKATILKEKTVLLKEKSKVLAENAVVLANELTEKLYMLPNLPADIVPVGKTPEENLNVFQEGDIPVLHEGAQPHWELVKKYDIIDFELGNKITGAGFPVYKGKGAKLQRALISYFLDKNTDAGYKEYQVPHLVNEASAYGTGQLPDKEGQMYHDATDNLYLIPTAEVPVTNIFRDVILSENELPVLCTGYTPCFRREAGSYGAHVRGLNRLHQFDKVEIVRVEHPDNSYQALDGMVEHVKSILQELKLPYRVLRLCGGDMGFASALTYDFEVYSTAQERWLEISSVSNFETFQANRLKLRFKDKEGKNQLAHTLNGSSLALPRVLAGILENYQTPEGIVIPEVLRPYCGFDIID